A single genomic interval of Pectinophora gossypiella chromosome 22, ilPecGoss1.1, whole genome shotgun sequence harbors:
- the LOC126376944 gene encoding MICOS complex subunit Mic60-like encodes MFRISPYMIRTSTILLRRSPVELQVVQLSRSTVHNQYKKPKDKPRDPCPKPPKPCPPPKNDFYFWGTVAFLMLTGSFAVYAKNNPEVRDWLSINMSWFDDIIAVIYQENYPIMENAVFFGARVKKYLLSLMEEGPRECSLEGPGLAITDSASTAEADEGEGGDDDDEDDEDDEDEDDLTEEDSPCDVLPPPVITKDICELEECLKDLGDSIINNYLTARDACIYYNKLVKSNMSKFCVKSLKKLRAEMEDRKDLVKKSLNNTTDPIAQLKDLTRYIECGCQASEERLQITRDMLQDYQDRIQRMRIEYEQENQKSTAVDQQWQIVESLLEVYMSQTTSMYPELDYYSNTPEITGDADFLLITSKKYVEYLRPIVKASDAAMTERVNRAVALIDLPPKERDQKVMAEFKKALGELDREYNSMYAELRADHDAELKEQLRKQRERHESALARMLEIKERETTIKLKKKVEEAVAAQKKIFDMQLREMQQRLMIVEAKLNERLKAERESKRAQLLYAAGSSLLRATRKANRYVNVERELMTLAENTGEADGDKLVRTVLESIPEDVWGHGVTPESTLRKNYKSMEGVAMSVSMVEKEGSALPVYAFSWLQSMFLFMRLSTIPQAELDNPVESFEHLDTFDLLQRARYFVEKGNMAKAVRYVDALEGASRGAAEAWYNDARAHVQTRQAAEAILAHAARLCLQYI; translated from the exons ATGTTTCGTATTAGTCCTTATATGATCCGGACATCGACAATATTG CTGCGCCGGAGTCCAGTAGAGTTGCAAGTGGTACAATTATCCAGAAGCACCGTTCACAACCAATATAAGAAACCGAAAGATAAGCCCCGAGATCCGTGCCCTAAGCCGCCGAAGCCCTGCCCACCGCCTAAGAATGACTTCTACTTCTGGGGAACTGTCGCTTTCCTTATGCTTACCGGGTCATTCGCTGTTTATGCCAA AAATAACCCAGAAGTCCGCGACTGGCTGTCCATCAATATGTCGTGGTTCGATGACATTATAGCGGTGATTTATCAGGAGAATTATCCAATAATGGAGAACGCAGTCTTCTTCGGGGCTCGTGTCAAGAAGTACCTCTTGAGCCTCATGGAGGAGGGGCCTCGAGAGTGCTCGCTTGAAGGCCCGGGTTTGGCTATAA CTGACTCTGCCAGCACCGCTGAAGCCGATGAAGGTGAaggaggtgatgatgatgacgaagaTGACGAGGACGATG AAGACGAAGACGATCTAACTGAAGAAGACTCCCCGTGCGATGTGCTACCTCCGCCAGTCATCACCAAGGATATCTGCGAGCTGGAAGAATGCCTCAAAGACTTGGGAGACAGTATCATCAATAACTATTTGACTGCTAGGGACGCCTGCATCTATTACAATAAG TTGGTTAAAAGCAACATGAGTAAGTTCTGCGTCAAGAGTCTGAAGAAGCTTCGTGCTGAGATGGAGGATAGAAAGGACCTGGTCAAGAAGTCTCTGAATAACACCACTGATCCCATCGCTCAGCTAA AGGATCTGACCCGTTACATCGAGTGTGGCTGCCAAGCGTCGGAGGAACGGCTGCAGATCACCAGGGACATGCTGCAGGATTACCAAGACAGGATCCAGAGGATGCGCATAGAATACGAGCAAGAAAACCAGAAGTCTACCGCCGTTGATCAACAATGGCAGATT GTGGAAAGTCTGCTGGAGGTATACATGAGTCAGACCACGAGCATGTACCCAGAGCTGGACTACTACAGCAACACCCCGGAGATCACTGGAGACGCCGACTTCCTCCTCATCACCAGTAAGAAATAT GTTGAATATTTGAGACCTATAGTGAAGGCGTCCGACGCGGCAATGACAGAGAGGGTCAATAGAGCTGTtgcat TGATTGATCTACCACCTAAAGAAAGAGACCAGAAAGTTATGGCTGAATTCAAGAAGGCCTTAGGTGAACTGGATAGAGAGTACAATTCGATG TACGCCGAATTGAGAGCAGACCACGATGCGGAATTGAAGGAACAGCTGAGAAAACAACGAGAGAGACACGAGAGTGCGTTGGCTAGGATGCTGGAGATAAAGGAGAGGGAG acgacaataaaattaaaaaagaaagtggAAGAAGCGGTTGCAGCTCAGAAGAAGATATTCGATATGCAACTTAGGGAAATGCAACAACGCTTAATGATAGTGGAAGCAAAACTTaatg AGCGATTGAAAGCGGAACGCGAGTCTAAGCGTGCCCAGTTGTTGTACGCGGCTGGTTCGTCCCTCCTCCGAGCTACAAGGAAGGCCAACAGATACGTCAATGTTGAGAGGGAGTTGATGACACTCGCCGAAAACACTGGAGAAG ccGACGGTGACAAGTTAGTGCGGACAGTTTTGGAGTCTATCCCTGAAGACGTTTGGGGTCATGGAGTTACGCCAGAGAGCACTCTCCGGAAAAATTATAAATCG ATGGAGGGTGTTGCTATGAGTGTCTCGATGGTGGAGAAAGAGGGCTCAGCGCTACCCGTGTACGCGTTCTCTTGGCTGCAGTCCATGTTTCTCTTCATGAGG CTCTCAACTATCCCGCAAGCTGAGTTGGACAATCCAGTAGAGTCTTTTGAACATCTGGATACCTTCGACTTGCTACAAAGAGCCAG ATACTTTGTGGAAAAGGGTAACATGGCGAAGGCAGTGCGCTATGTCGACGCGTTAGAAGGCGCGTCGCGTGGTGCCGCGGAGGCGTGGTACAACGACGCCCGAGCGCACGTGCAGACGAGACAAGCCGCGGAAGCCATATTGGCGCACGCGGCACGGCTGTGTCTACAGTATATCTAG
- the LOC126376945 gene encoding cytochrome P450 4C1-like, giving the protein MLVIVVFVLLFGAYLQWWWKRRRMLELAAKIPEFPGGLPLLGHAHKVFGTDSSELLNFIIELSDEANRNDGITSAWFNMRPHFLPTWLHHRRLLNPAFSPQVLNTFQGVFNKQARKLSDGLAVYAEGKEFDAGAIIGFTFLETIYETAFGISPDGETSIDQQFNEACHKLLGIIIRRFLNSLLHFDFIYNWTSMKREEDKLIKVLHNTSSDIIEKRKLQFLHDSQNNNNDDTGKRFKPFLQLILELTATKGAFNDKDIREEVDTMLVAGQDTSALVLQYIFLTLGSYPKVQEKVYEEMSKIFEDSDRDVTKDDLCRMTYTEAVINETIRLYPIGTIIARDVDKDVEISQYTLPAGSTVFVSFWGIHRGPEWGPDAAAFRPERWLEPNTLPDLHAAFGGFSIGKRMCIGKAYAMLTLKTSLAHLIRRYRITADHTRLRLKLDFMLRPASGHYITIERR; this is encoded by the exons ATGTTGGTAATCGTGGTATTCGTGTTGTTGTTTGGCGCGTATTTGCAATGGTGGTGGAAACGGCGGCGGATGTTGGAATTGGCGGCAAAAATTCCGGAGTTTCCGGGTGGTCTTCCCTTGCTTGGACATGCGCACAAAGTCTTCGGTACTGATAGCTCTG AATTGTTGAACTTTATAATCGAATTATCTGATGAAGCGAACCGCAATGATGGCATCACATCGGCTTGGTTCAATATGCGCCCGCACTTCT TGCCGACCTGGCTCCACCATCGTCGGCTGCTGAACCCAGCTTTCAGTCCTCAAGTCCTAAACACCTTCcaaggagtattcaataaacaagccAGGAAGTTATCTGATGGGCTAGCTGTTTACGCTGAGGGGAAGGAATTTGATGCTGGTGCAATCATAGGGTTTACCTTCCTTGAGACTATTTATG AAACAGCATTCGGCATATCACCAGATGGGGAGACGTCAATAGACCAGCAGTTCAACGAGGCATGTCACAAGTTGCTCGGCATTATCATCCGTCGGTTCCTTAACTCCTTGCTACACTTCGACTTCATTTACAACTGGACTTCTATGAAGAGAGAAGAGGATAAACTCATCAAAGTGCTGCATAATACTTCTAGTGAT ATTATCGAGAAAAGAAAATTACAATTTCTTCACGATAgccaaaacaacaacaatgatgACACAG GAAAGCGATTCAAACCATTCCTCCAACTAATCTTGGAACTTACAGCCACAAAAGGTGCTTTCAACGACAAAGACATTCGCGAGGAAGTCGACACAATGTTAGTAGCAGGTCAAGATACATCGGCTTTGGTTCTCCAATACATATTCCTTACTCTCGGCTCGTATCCGAAAGTGCAAGAGAAGGTGTACGAGGAAATGTCGAAAATATTCGAAGATTCCGACAGGGATGTCACGAAAGATGACTTGTGTCGAATGACGTATACTGAAGCGGTTATCAATGAGACGATCAGGCTGTATCCCATCGGGACTATCATTGCCAGAGACGTCGATAAGGATGTTGAAAtat CCCAATACACGCTGCCAGCGGGTAGTACAGTGTTCGTGTCGTTCTGGGGCATCCACCGCGGGCCGGAGTGGGGCCCAGATGCGGCCGCGTTCCGGCCGGAGCGCTGGCTCGAGCCTAACACTCTGCCGGACTTGCACGCAGCCTTCGGGGGCTTCAGTATTGGCAAGAGGATGTGTATTG GTAAAGCCTACGCCATGTTAACGTTGAAGACATCGCTAGCGCATCTCATACGGCGGTATAGGATAACTGCAGACCACACCAGGCTGCGACTCAAATTAGATTTTATGCTCAGGCCCGCTTCTGGCCATTACATTACTATTGAACGGAGATAG